In the genome of Flavobacterium panacagri, one region contains:
- a CDS encoding lipid A deacylase LpxR family protein: protein MRKSKKALFAFLILNVTLTFGQGKTSEIGFISDNDLYTSSKNDMYYTNGLELFYRFLSKNDNEKINKKVTEFRVGQYIYNPRFINETAIDINDRPFTAYLFAEAGRSFFYQSESVLKTNFQLGFMGPNALGEETQVGFHKIIGYKKVYGWENQLHNAFAVQAHVMYSKKMFPSKHNDFVDLHFHSEANLGTIFTGLSTGFMARIGFKKLLPIYDSNMYHASVNSQVQTDIREFYFYAMPSVNYQFYDATIEGSMFNDTSPITFDLNPLRFNAEAGLKYRHNNFNISYSFLYRGRELNDPGINTNAGYFYGSIRMGFLIK from the coding sequence ATGAGAAAAAGTAAAAAAGCTCTTTTTGCTTTTCTGATCTTAAACGTAACGTTGACTTTTGGACAAGGAAAAACTTCTGAAATAGGTTTTATATCAGACAATGATTTATACACTTCGTCTAAAAACGATATGTATTATACCAACGGATTGGAACTTTTTTATCGGTTTTTATCAAAAAATGATAATGAAAAGATCAATAAGAAAGTCACAGAATTCCGTGTTGGACAGTATATCTATAATCCGAGATTTATTAATGAAACAGCAATCGATATAAACGATCGTCCTTTTACGGCTTATCTTTTTGCAGAAGCCGGCAGAAGCTTCTTTTATCAAAGCGAGTCAGTTTTAAAAACTAATTTCCAGTTAGGATTTATGGGGCCAAATGCTTTGGGAGAAGAAACTCAGGTTGGATTTCATAAAATTATTGGATACAAAAAAGTGTACGGCTGGGAAAATCAATTGCATAATGCTTTTGCTGTCCAGGCGCATGTAATGTATTCTAAAAAAATGTTCCCTTCCAAACACAATGATTTTGTCGATTTGCACTTTCATTCCGAAGCCAATTTAGGAACTATTTTTACAGGACTTTCAACTGGTTTTATGGCGAGAATTGGATTTAAAAAACTGCTTCCAATTTATGATTCTAATATGTATCATGCTTCTGTAAACTCACAGGTTCAGACGGATATTAGAGAGTTCTACTTTTATGCCATGCCAAGTGTCAATTATCAGTTTTATGATGCCACGATAGAAGGCAGTATGTTTAATGACACCAGTCCGATTACATTTGATTTGAATCCGCTTCGTTTTAATGCTGAAGCTGGCTTAAAATACCGACACAACAATTTTAATATCTCCTATTCTTTTCTTTACCGTGGAAGAGAACTAAATGATCCAGGAATCAATACCAATGCAGGATATTTTTATGGCTCGATTCGAATGGGGTTTTTGATTAAATAA
- the mtgA gene encoding monofunctional biosynthetic peptidoglycan transglycosylase: MGVTKRPIKKTTTASKPKPKTAPKKGNRSWGERIKWFFIKAALWFFGISIGSVIFFKYVPVPFTPLMLIRAIENKWAGKEVYFDHDWEPIEKISMNLQKAVIASEDATFLTHNGFDFKALQKAYKSNERGRRIRGGSTISQQTAKNVFLWQGKSYFRKGLEAYFTVLIELIWGKERIMEVYLNSIEMGDGVYGAYAATEHWYRRDASSLTPMQAAGIAAILPNPRKFKATGSSSYINRRKERIVREMRYVGKINYKGDEKK; this comes from the coding sequence ATGGGAGTAACCAAAAGACCAATTAAAAAAACAACAACCGCAAGTAAACCTAAACCTAAAACGGCTCCTAAAAAAGGAAATCGTTCTTGGGGCGAAAGAATAAAATGGTTTTTTATAAAAGCTGCTTTATGGTTTTTTGGAATATCCATTGGGTCGGTTATCTTTTTTAAATATGTTCCAGTTCCGTTTACGCCATTAATGCTTATTCGTGCTATCGAAAATAAATGGGCAGGAAAAGAGGTTTACTTTGATCACGACTGGGAACCGATTGAAAAAATTTCCATGAATCTGCAAAAAGCAGTTATTGCCAGCGAAGATGCCACTTTTTTAACACACAACGGTTTCGATTTTAAAGCGCTTCAAAAAGCCTATAAAAGCAACGAACGCGGACGCCGAATTCGTGGAGGAAGTACAATCTCACAACAAACCGCTAAGAATGTCTTTTTATGGCAGGGTAAAAGTTATTTCCGTAAAGGTCTCGAAGCTTATTTTACTGTTTTGATTGAACTAATTTGGGGTAAAGAACGCATCATGGAAGTTTACCTAAACAGTATTGAAATGGGAGACGGAGTTTACGGAGCTTATGCCGCAACAGAACACTGGTACCGCCGAGATGCTTCTAGTTTAACGCCAATGCAGGCGGCGGGAATTGCAGCAATTCTTCCAAATCCGAGAAAATTTAAAGCTACAGGTTCTTCAAGCTATATTAACAGAAGAAAAGAACGAATTGTCCGCGAAATGCGATACGTTGGAAAAATCAATTATAAAGGAGATGAGAAAAAGTAA
- a CDS encoding NAD(P)/FAD-dependent oxidoreductase: MELSYWELKNWFTNVDYTIVGSGIVGLHTALRLRERFPAAKILVLERGMLPQGASTKNAGFACFGSLSEILEDLKTHSEDDVVTLIEKRWKGLQLLRKKLGDSAIDFKPHGGYELFLKEDEFGFNECISRMPFINEILKPLFKTDVFTKETDRFGFGNVQDYLIFNPFEAQIDTGNMMQELLRQAVSENILILNQQTVTSYADAGNHAEVVLNDFSFKTQKLLFATNGFAGSLTNGAVKPARAQVLITEPIHNLDIKGTFHLDKGYYYFRNINDRILLGGGRNLDFEGETTTEFGNTKIIQNKLEDLLKNVILPNQDFQIAHRWSGIMGIGNSKNPVVTQLSENVFCGVRLGGMGVAVGSLIGTELADLI, encoded by the coding sequence ATGGAATTAAGTTATTGGGAATTAAAAAACTGGTTCACGAATGTAGATTACACTATCGTAGGAAGTGGCATTGTTGGTCTGCATACTGCTTTGCGCTTACGCGAAAGATTTCCAGCAGCCAAAATTCTGGTTTTGGAAAGAGGCATGTTACCGCAAGGTGCGAGTACCAAAAATGCTGGTTTTGCCTGTTTCGGGAGTCTTTCGGAAATTTTAGAAGATTTAAAAACACATTCAGAAGATGATGTTGTAACTCTGATTGAAAAACGATGGAAAGGTTTGCAGTTGCTTCGAAAAAAACTTGGAGATTCGGCAATAGATTTTAAACCTCATGGTGGCTATGAATTGTTTTTGAAAGAAGATGAATTCGGGTTTAATGAATGTATTTCGAGAATGCCGTTTATCAACGAAATCTTAAAACCACTTTTTAAAACAGATGTTTTTACCAAAGAAACAGACCGATTTGGATTTGGAAATGTTCAGGATTATTTAATTTTTAATCCGTTTGAAGCACAAATTGATACCGGAAATATGATGCAGGAATTACTAAGACAAGCAGTTTCAGAGAATATTTTAATTCTCAATCAGCAAACCGTAACCTCTTACGCAGATGCAGGAAATCATGCTGAAGTAGTTCTAAATGATTTTAGTTTTAAAACCCAAAAACTGCTTTTTGCTACAAATGGTTTTGCCGGATCTCTCACAAATGGAGCAGTTAAACCAGCCCGAGCACAGGTTTTAATTACAGAACCGATTCATAATTTAGACATAAAAGGAACGTTTCATTTAGATAAAGGCTATTATTATTTTAGAAATATAAACGATAGAATTTTATTAGGAGGAGGGAGAAACCTGGATTTTGAAGGTGAAACTACAACCGAATTTGGTAACACGAAAATTATCCAAAATAAATTGGAAGATTTACTGAAAAATGTAATTTTACCGAATCAGGATTTTCAGATTGCGCACCGTTGGAGTGGCATTATGGGAATCGGAAATAGTAAAAATCCTGTTGTAACTCAACTGTCTGAAAACGTGTTTTGTGGAGTGCGTTTGGGCGGAATGGGAGTGGCAGTAGGCAGTTTAATAGGAACAGAATTAGCAGATTTAATATAA